From Dasypus novemcinctus isolate mDasNov1 chromosome 11, mDasNov1.1.hap2, whole genome shotgun sequence, one genomic window encodes:
- the FKBPL gene encoding FK506-binding protein-like has translation MEMPLVSPAGEKDISQPQQQWTKNPQENLHSTTQIGQPPGGPPTGTLERGVSADSDCQTLDHTRGTEKPAAGLEGNSNNSHGSAREMPGHPQSSNLWCCPDGSFVKKVITHGQGLDKPKLGSRCQVQVLGFPFEPGPPEGWTELTLGVGPWREETWGELLEKCLESMRQGEEAELQLPGHSGAPVRLTLASFTQGRDSWELEASEKEALAREERARGTELFRAGNPARAAQCYGRALRLLLTLPPPGPPERTALHANLAACQLLLGQPQLAAQSCDRVLEREPGHLKALYRRGVAQAALGNLEEATADLKRVLELDPKNRAAQVVLGQVIIQGKKQDAGLAQGLRKMFG, from the coding sequence ATGGAAATGCCACTGGTCAGTCCAGCGGGAGAGAAGGACATCTCTCAACCGCAACAACAATGGACAAAGAATCCCCAGGAGAACCTTCATTCAACTACTCAGATTGGGCAACCGCCGGGAGGCCCTCCTACTGGAACCCTTGAGCGGGGCGTGAGCGCAGATTCAGACTGCCAAACTCTAGACCATACTCGAGGGACGGAGAAACCGGCGGCTGGCCTTGAAGGAAACTCCAATAACTCTCACGGATCAGCCAGGGAGATGCCAGGGCACCCTCAGTCTTCTAATCTCTGGTGCTGTCCCGACGGGAGCTTTGTGAAGAAGGTCATAACCCATGGCCAGGGCCTGGACAAACCCAAGCTGGGCTCCCGTTGCCAGGTGCAGGTTTTGGGGTTTCCTTTTGAGCCAGGCCCGCCAGAGGGCTGGACAGAGCTAACTCTGGGGGTAGGGCCTTGGAGGGAGGAGACGTGGGGCGAGCTCTTAGAGAAGTGTTTGGAGTCCATGCGTCAAGGCGAGGAGGCCGAGCTGCAGCTCCCGGGGCATTCTGGGGCTCCCGTCAGGCTCACACTGGCCTCCTTCACCCAGGGCCGGGACTCTTGGGAGCTGGAGGCCAGTGAGAAGGAGGCCCTGGCCAGGGAAGAACGTGCACGGGGCACAGAATTATTTCGAGCTGGGAACCCTGCAAGGGCTGCCCAATGCTATGGACGGGCTCTTCGGCTGCTGCTTACTTTGCCCCCACCTGGCCCTCCGGAACGAACTGCCCTGCATGCCAATCTGGCTGCCTGTCAGCTGCTGCTCGGGCAGCCCCAGTTGGCAGCCCAGAGCTGTGACCGGGTGCTGGAGCGGGAGCCTGGCCATCTGAAGGCCTTGTACCGAAGGGGGGTTGCCCAGGCTGCCCTTGGGAACCTGGAGGAAGCAACTGCTGACCTCAAGAGGGTGCTGGAGTTGGACCCAAAGAACAGGGCAGCCCAGGTGGTGCTGGGGCAGGTGATCATTCAGGGGAAGAAACAGGATGCCGGGTTGGCCCAGGGTCTGCGCAAGATGTTTGGCTGA